From the Capnocytophaga sp. oral taxon 878 genome, the window TGTTGCTTTTATTCCTAAAGAAGCCGTTATGTGGATGGATAATAATATTATCTTGCTACTTATCGGCTGTTTTATTTTCTTTTCGGTGCTATCGCAGGTACTTATCCGTATGAAGATTAATATTTTCAGGGTAATTATACTTAGTGGTACTTTTGCTTTGGCGATGGCGTTTGCGGGGAATGACTTGGTGAACTTTATTGGGGTACCTGTAGCGGCATACCAATCATACGATATATGGCATACATCGGGCGAGGCGCATAATGGGCTGCTGATGAATGCTTTATCGGACAATGATATTAGCACGCCTACGGCTATATTGTTACTTACTGGTTTTGTAATGATACTTACGCTATGGTTCTCAAAGAAAGCGCGCCACGTGATAGATACTGGTGTGAACCTTTCAAGACAAAGCGAGGGAGGTGATGAGAAATTTTCATCGAACTTTTTGTCGCGTTTTTTAGTGCGTATTACTGTGATTTGTGCTAATGGGGTGAACTATATAATGCCTAAGAAGCTGAGTGATGCTATTGATAGACGCTTTGAGAAACCAGAGGAAGACCCTAATGTGAAAGAGGAGGATTTGCCTGCTTTTGACTTGGTACGGGCAGCTATTAACCTTGTGGTATCAAGTAGTTTGATAGCGATAGGAACATCATTCAAGTTGCCGCTATCAACCACATACGTTACTTTTATGGTGGCTATGGGGTCGTCATTGGCGGATAGAGCTTGGGGACGTGATAGTGCTGTGTACCGTGTAGCAGGAGTGCTAAATGTGATAGGCGGGTGGTTTTTGACAGCTATCGTAGCCTTTATAGGAGCTTTCTTGGTGGCAGGGGTATTGTATTACGGTAGTGTAATAGGACTCATCTTGATGATTATGGTAGTAGGGTTTTTACTTATTAGGAATGCTATTGCTTATAGAAATAAACAGAAAGCTAAGGCGCAAGGGAAACGCTTTGAGAGAGCTGACCTTGCTACCATTGGTGGGGTGATTAAAGAGAGTTCGACATACGTATCGGAAACGATTTTCCGGATTGACCAGCTGTATAGTAAAGTAGTGAAGAACCTTGGCACACAAGACTTAGGCAAACTTACTAAAAACAAGAAGAACGCTAAGAAATTAGAAAAAGAATTGGATGAGCTGAAAGGGAATGTGTATTACTTTATAAAATCATTGAACGAAAGCTCGGTAGCTTCAAGCAAGTTTTATATTCTTATTTTGGATTACTTGCAAGATATGGCGCAGTGCCTAACGGCTATCACACTAAATAGTTATGAGCATGTGAATAATAACCATAAGAATCTGAAATTTAATCAGCTAAGAGATTTGAAATATATTTCGGACAAGATGGAGAGTGTATTCAAAGCTGAAGCAGAGATTTTTAAAGGTGATGATTACAATAAACTTACTCCGATTTTTGAGGAATGTAAGGAACTTAAAGACCAACTTTCTAAAATGGTGCAGAAACAAATAGACCGGATACGCACTACTGAAACAAGCCATAAAACTACTAAGCTTTATTTTAGTATTTTGCTTGAAACTAATGCGCTTATTCGTGCTAACAACAACCTGCTTATGCAGTTTGACGAGTATCAAAAGCAGCAGAATAAGAAGAAGAAAGTAAGTTTGATAACTCAAGTAACAGGGAAGAAATAGTTAAGTTTTTTTGGGAGCTTGCTAGTTAAATATTTTTTTATACTTTTGCACTTAGAATAACTTAAAATAATTTTTACCAATGAAAAAAATGACACTTTGTTTGGCAACTATTGCCGCTGTAGCCTTAACAAGCTGCAACAACACCACTAACAACCAAAACACTAATACACAGACTGTAACTACTGAACAAACTACAACGCCTGAGGCTGTAGAGGGAGGGTTTGCTTATAAAGTAAGTCCTATCTCGGTAGTGGAGTGGGTAGGCACAAAACCTGCTGGGAAACACAATGGTACTATTAACGTTACTGCTGGAGGTGTGGATGTAGAAAATGGAGTTATTACTAAAGGTGAGTTTGTAATGGATATGAATACCATTACTGTACTTGACTTAGAAGCTGGGAAAGGGAAAGAAGACCTTGAGGCACATCTTAAAGGTACTGACCCAGAAAAAGTAGATCACTTTTTTAACGTAAAAGAATATCCTACCGCTACTTTTGTATTTAAGAGTTTTGATGGTAAAACGCTTACTGGAGACCTTACTGTAAAAGGTAAGACTAAAGAGGTTTCGTTTCCAGCAACTGTTACTATTACCGATACTAAATTGGCTATTGACTCGGAGCCATTTAAGATTAATCGTGTAGATTTTGGCGTGAACTATGGTTCAAAATCAGTATTTGATAATTTGAAGGACAAATTTATTAATGATGATATTGAATTGGTAGTAAAAGCAAAACTTACTAAATAAGGAATCTGGAGACGGATTCAGTATAAAGAATTTTAACTTTGTCAAGGTTAGGAACTTTGACAAAGTTTTTTAAGTTTATAACTATATATCATTATGATTGACCCTGTTTCTGTTGTTATTATTCTTATAACACTTGTACTTTCAGCTTTTTTTTCGGGCTTTGAGATAGCATACGTGTCATCTAACAAAGTACACGTTGAAATTTTAAAAAAGCAAGAAGGTATTATTGCAAATGTACTAACCAAGCTAACATGTAAGCCATCAAAACTGCTGGCTACTATGCTAGTAGGAAATAATGTAGCTTTGGTAGTGTATGGCTTTGAAATGGGGAAAGTTATGACTGCAATGTTACCGCCTTTTTTTCAAAATGTAGTATGGCATACGGTTATTTCAACCCTTATTATACTTATTACAGCTGAGTTTATGCCAAAGGTATTCTTTCAGATTTACGCAAACCAATTGCTGAAAGTATTTGCCTTGCCTGCATACTTTTTTTATTTGCTTTTTTATCCTTTTTCAAGCTTTGTAATGTGGATTTCAGACTTTGTGCTGAAAGTTTTCTTCAAAACAAAAGGAGATTATGTGCCTTTGTCATTTAGTAAAATAGAGTTGGTAGATTATATTTCGGAGCAAATGGAAAATGCCCCTGAGAAGAATGAGGTAGATAGTGAGGTACAGATGTTTCAGAATGCTTTGGAATTTTCGGGAGTAAAAGCACGTGAGATTATGATACCCCGCACAGAGCTGGTGGCAGTAGAGCTAAATGAAACTATAGAGAAGCTGATAGCTACTTTTGTATCATCTGGATTTTCAAAAATACTGATATATAAAGAAAATATTGATGATATTTTAGGTTATGTACACTCATTTGATATGTTCAAAAAACCTAAGAATATTAAGGATGTGCTCATACCAATAGTAAATATACCCGAAACAATCCAAATTAATGAAGTACTAAACCTACTGACTCGTAAGCGCAAAAGTATGGCAGTAGTATTGGATGAATATGGAGGTACCTCGGGAATTGTAACTTTAGAAGATATAGTAGAGGAGCTTTTTGGAGAGATTGAAGACGAACATGACAAAGAGAAATTCATTGAGGAGAGAATATCAATGAACGAGTACTTATTTTCGGCACGTTTAAAGGTAGAATACTTAAATGAGACTTATCGGTTAGAAATACCTGAAAGTGAAGAGTATGAAACGCTAGGAGGCTTTATTTTAGTGCACACTGAAGAAATACCTATACAAGGAGAAGTAATACAAATACCACCTTTTATAATAACTATTGAATCATGTTCACAAACTAAGATAGAAAAGGTAAAGCTCTGCATAAAAGAAGAATAATGAGTACTTTATTAAGATATTACACAAAAGAACCGTATAGTGTATATACAAATATAAGATTTTTGAACTTTTTATAAGTAATAAAGATTCTTGTTAACGACTGGTAATCAGCAATCTATATTAAAAATTCATTTAAAAACATAGTTTGGCACATTATTTTCTATACTTATAATGTAAGGTTTAGCAGACGGGAGTTAGTTAAAAACTTACAATTAGTGCATAAAATGATAATAAATGATATTGTTTTTGAATTGCTTTAAAAGACTGAATTAAAGAAAATTACTGAATTGCTATAAGAAACATTGTTAGATAAAAATTAGATTAAAAATTACTATTATTCATTAAAACAGAAGTTTGAGAAATACAGAGATTGCTAAATAAACATTGTTATTACTAATAAGACATTCTCACTCATCAACAAAAAAAACAAACTGAAAAAAATTGAATTACTAAATCATTTATTAAACTATTGTAACAATATTCATATTTTGAAAGTTTTCAAAATATTCAATTTTGGAGTTAGTAGTAGTATTTATATGCATTGTGAAAAAGGGCTCTTCCAAAAGGGAGAGCCTTTTTTATATAAAAAAAGTCCTGCTAATTATACTCAGCAGGATTTTTTATTGATTATCATTTATTTACTTTATTGTTCGTAGGTATTCTAATACTTCGCGAGCTTGTTGCTCAGTAAGATGCTGATCTAGCATCAAGCTTTTGTACTCTTCAACTAGTTTTTTAGCAATAGGGTCTTGCTGTTCCATTTTATTAGGTACGAGGATCATATTCATTACCCATTCAGGGGTACGTCTATCAAACAAACCTATCATAGCGGGACCTGTAAGTCGTTTTTTAGGACGATGACAAGAAATACAATAAGAGTTAAATATCTCTTCACCTTTAGCTGCAAGAGCAGCATCAGGAGTGTCAGAAAGAGGTGGATTTAGCGTAATAGGATTTACTCCTTTGTTGTTCTGCCAGTCAGGAAAATCAGCAGCAGGAGCTACAGGGGCAGAAGTCGCAGGAGCTGAAGTGCTTGCTTGTGTACCATTATTACTCTCAGTATTATTATTGTTGTTCGCACCTCCTCCGCAAGCGGTTAAAAGAGCTATAGTGGTGAGTGTTAAAAAGTGTTTTTTCATTAAAAGAATATATAATCTATTAAAATTAATTTACAAAAAAAATAAAAGTAGCCTTAGTTTTTATATACTCCTCTTCTAACAAAGGAATAATTAGTTCAATTATTTTCTAAAGTAATCTTACAGCATCTTTAGCAAAGTAACTTGCTATAAGATCAGCTCCAGCACGCTTAATGCTAACAAGCTGTTCCATCATTACGGCATCGTGATCAAGCCAACCATTTGCAGCTGCAGCCTTTAGCATAGCATATTCTCCTGATACTTGATACACTGCTACAGGTACTTCGCTCATATTCTTCACTTCACGTACAATGTCAAGGTAAGGCAATCCTGGTTTAACCATTACTATATCGGCACCTTCTTCAATATCCATACGAGTCTCACGCAAAGCTTCGATTCGATTATGCGGATCCATTTGATAAGTCTTTTTATCCTTAGGAATATCTTTCTCATCAACAGGCGCACTATCAAGAGCATCGCGGAAAGGACCATAAAAAGCCGAAGCATATTTAGCACTATAAGCCATAATCCCTACATTCTCAAAAGCGTTATCTTCAAGAGTCTCTCTAATAGACTGTATACGTCCATCCATCATATCACTCGGAGCCACAAAGTCTGCTCCTGCTTGAGCGTGTGATAATGCCATCTGGCATAAAGCATCAACTGTAGGATCATTCAGCACAATACCTTTTTCAATAATACCATCGTGCCCATAGACCGAATAAGGATCAAGAGCCACATCTGTCATTACAAGCATATCAGGAGCTGCATCCTTAATTGTTTTTATAGCTCTTTGCATTAAGCCATTAGGGTTTATAGCTTCTGCCCCTTTGTTATCTTTTAGGTTATCAGGTACTTTAACAAATAAAAGAACTGACTTAAGTCCTAATTGCCAAAGCTCTTTTACTTCATTAGTTAGCAAATCAAGACTATAACGATAGTAATTAGGCATCGATGGAATTTCATCTTTTATACCTTTCCCCTCTACTACAAACAAGGGTACAATAAAATCATTAGGGCTTAAAATAGTCTCTTGTACAAGGCTGCGTATGGTACTATTCACACGCAAGCGGCGGTTACGTCGTAATGGATACATATTAATTCGTTTCGCAAATAATTAGTTGTTATTTCTTCTTATCTTTTTATTTTTTCAAAGAATTTTCTTACTTCTTGTTCAAATATACCTATGGGGTAACTATGCGCCATCGTGTTTATCAGGTGTATTTCTGCTGGCTGGCGCAACTGTAAGTTATTCTTAAGCGCTTCAAGTGATTCCCAAGGGTTTATCACACTATCTTGCAAGCCTATCACCACCTGCATATAGGCAGCATAATGAGGATTAGGTTCTACTTTCGTAGGCACTTGATCTTGATAAGTCATAGCTGGGTTAAATAACAAGCAAGGCTTCAAAAGCGCTTGTGCCAAGTAATAACCCACCAATCCCCCAGCACTGGAACCTATAATTACTGTTACATCTGCATATTCCTCACTCAAAACACTCAGTAAGTTCGGACTATTCCTATAGTCCAACTCAGGAGCGCATATTTGTCCATAAGTCGAAAGCACTGTACGCCTATCTTCTTGAAGCGTGCTATCCAACCCGTGAAGGTAAAGTATTTTCATTTTAAAAACAGATAATAATCTCTTATTTACCGCAAAGGTACAATTATTTCACTAATTAGCAAGTCTAATACAGCAAAATTAAAACTTTTTACCTCTTAACCAATGCCAATATCTTCTCTACCTGCTCCTCAATTGTCAGATGCGTATTATCAATTACTATAGCATCTTCAGCCTTCTTAAGAGGTGATTCCTTCCTCGTCGTATCTATATGATCTCGGTGCTGAATATTAGCCAACACCTCCTCAAATGATGAGTTATCCCCCTTATTCTGCAACTCTTTATAACGCCGCTCAGCACGTACTTGTTCCGAGGCCGTCATAAATATCTTAAGTTCCGCCTCCGGAAATACAGTCGTACCTATATCACGTCCATCCATAACAATACCCTTCTGCTCGCCCAATTTGCGTTGCAAGTTTACAAGGTAAGTCCTCACTTCAGGTTGTTTAGCCACCTCACTCACCCAGTTCGCTATTTCAATACCGCGTATCTCATTCTCAATATTCTTCCCATTGAGGTAAATCTCCGAAAAACCTAAATCCGCATTATATACAAATTTAATCTCCGATTGCCGAAGCGCCTTCATCAAAGGCTTCACCTCTATCCCCGAGGTCGATGCATATCCTTTCTCAAGTGCCAAATAGGTCACCGCTCTATACATA encodes:
- a CDS encoding inorganic phosphate transporter, which encodes MEQVYIFMLFVFLVLAVIDLVVGVSNDAANFLNSAVGSKVATIRTIMIVASVGVAIGAMFSSGMMEIARKGIFNPELFYFNEVMVIFMSVILADILLFDLFNSIGLPTSTTVSIVFELLGAAMCVATIKTFNSGESLLGAFDYINTGEAGKIIMGIFTSVAIAFTVGTAVQYLARLIFSFKYQEQVKYVGGVFGGLSLTGLTYFIVFKGLKDVAFIPKEAVMWMDNNIILLLIGCFIFFSVLSQVLIRMKINIFRVIILSGTFALAMAFAGNDLVNFIGVPVAAYQSYDIWHTSGEAHNGLLMNALSDNDISTPTAILLLTGFVMILTLWFSKKARHVIDTGVNLSRQSEGGDEKFSSNFLSRFLVRITVICANGVNYIMPKKLSDAIDRRFEKPEEDPNVKEEDLPAFDLVRAAINLVVSSSLIAIGTSFKLPLSTTYVTFMVAMGSSLADRAWGRDSAVYRVAGVLNVIGGWFLTAIVAFIGAFLVAGVLYYGSVIGLILMIMVVGFLLIRNAIAYRNKQKAKAQGKRFERADLATIGGVIKESSTYVSETIFRIDQLYSKVVKNLGTQDLGKLTKNKKNAKKLEKELDELKGNVYYFIKSLNESSVASSKFYILILDYLQDMAQCLTAITLNSYEHVNNNHKNLKFNQLRDLKYISDKMESVFKAEAEIFKGDDYNKLTPIFEECKELKDQLSKMVQKQIDRIRTTETSHKTTKLYFSILLETNALIRANNNLLMQFDEYQKQQNKKKKVSLITQVTGKK
- a CDS encoding YceI family protein, producing MKKMTLCLATIAAVALTSCNNTTNNQNTNTQTVTTEQTTTPEAVEGGFAYKVSPISVVEWVGTKPAGKHNGTINVTAGGVDVENGVITKGEFVMDMNTITVLDLEAGKGKEDLEAHLKGTDPEKVDHFFNVKEYPTATFVFKSFDGKTLTGDLTVKGKTKEVSFPATVTITDTKLAIDSEPFKINRVDFGVNYGSKSVFDNLKDKFINDDIELVVKAKLTK
- a CDS encoding hemolysin family protein; its protein translation is MIDPVSVVIILITLVLSAFFSGFEIAYVSSNKVHVEILKKQEGIIANVLTKLTCKPSKLLATMLVGNNVALVVYGFEMGKVMTAMLPPFFQNVVWHTVISTLIILITAEFMPKVFFQIYANQLLKVFALPAYFFYLLFYPFSSFVMWISDFVLKVFFKTKGDYVPLSFSKIELVDYISEQMENAPEKNEVDSEVQMFQNALEFSGVKAREIMIPRTELVAVELNETIEKLIATFVSSGFSKILIYKENIDDILGYVHSFDMFKKPKNIKDVLIPIVNIPETIQINEVLNLLTRKRKSMAVVLDEYGGTSGIVTLEDIVEELFGEIEDEHDKEKFIEERISMNEYLFSARLKVEYLNETYRLEIPESEEYETLGGFILVHTEEIPIQGEVIQIPPFIITIESCSQTKIEKVKLCIKEE
- a CDS encoding cytochrome c; amino-acid sequence: MKKHFLTLTTIALLTACGGGANNNNNTESNNGTQASTSAPATSAPVAPAADFPDWQNNKGVNPITLNPPLSDTPDAALAAKGEEIFNSYCISCHRPKKRLTGPAMIGLFDRRTPEWVMNMILVPNKMEQQDPIAKKLVEEYKSLMLDQHLTEQQAREVLEYLRTIK
- the hemB gene encoding porphobilinogen synthase — protein: MYPLRRNRRLRVNSTIRSLVQETILSPNDFIVPLFVVEGKGIKDEIPSMPNYYRYSLDLLTNEVKELWQLGLKSVLLFVKVPDNLKDNKGAEAINPNGLMQRAIKTIKDAAPDMLVMTDVALDPYSVYGHDGIIEKGIVLNDPTVDALCQMALSHAQAGADFVAPSDMMDGRIQSIRETLEDNAFENVGIMAYSAKYASAFYGPFRDALDSAPVDEKDIPKDKKTYQMDPHNRIEALRETRMDIEEGADIVMVKPGLPYLDIVREVKNMSEVPVAVYQVSGEYAMLKAAAANGWLDHDAVMMEQLVSIKRAGADLIASYFAKDAVRLL
- a CDS encoding YqiA/YcfP family alpha/beta fold hydrolase, with product MKILYLHGLDSTLQEDRRTVLSTYGQICAPELDYRNSPNLLSVLSEEYADVTVIIGSSAGGLVGYYLAQALLKPCLLFNPAMTYQDQVPTKVEPNPHYAAYMQVVIGLQDSVINPWESLEALKNNLQLRQPAEIHLINTMAHSYPIGIFEQEVRKFFEKIKR
- the cmk gene encoding (d)CMP kinase, whose translation is MDIIIAIDGYSSTGKSTTAKAVAKALGYVYIDTGAMYRAVTYLALEKGYASTSGIEVKPLMKALRQSEIKFVYNADLGFSEIYLNGKNIENEIRGIEIANWVSEVAKQPEVRTYLVNLQRKLGEQKGIVMDGRDIGTTVFPEAELKIFMTASEQVRAERRYKELQNKGDNSSFEEVLANIQHRDHIDTTRKESPLKKAEDAIVIDNTHLTIEEQVEKILALVKR